Below is a genomic region from Candidatus Binatota bacterium.
ACCTCCATGCCCGGGATGCAGGGAAGCTCGGGGCGGACCATCATGTTGCAGCCAACTATACGATCCACGTCGTTCAGGTTCAGCGGTATCGCCTGGACACGGACGCGCACCTGCCCGGGGCCGGGTTCGGGGACGGGCACCTGGTCGACCTGGAGAACGTCGAGAGGTTGCCCGTATTCGTGGACACGCCACGCGCGCATGGTGTCGGGGGTGGTCATGGATAGCTTTCCTACAGCACCGTTTTCCGTAGTGCTAGTCCGGCTGCAACCCGAAGCGCTCGATATAGTGCCGGAACTCGTGCCTGACCCTGGCCGGGTCAACGCCAAACTCCCCGGGCGTGTAGTGGTGTTCACCGTGCTTTCCCTTCGGGTTGTCATCGATGAACGCCCGCATCAACAAGGCGCTTTCATCGCTCATGGGCAGGTCAAAAGACTCGTAGATATCGCGCACGACGCCGAACTGATCGGCCACGAAATCCGAGAAATGCATGTCGTAAAACCGGGCCCGTGGGTAATCTCCGGTTTCCCGAACGTGCAGTCCGTGTTCGACAGCCCTGCGCAGGCGGGCAGTCCAATCTGCCGCGATCTCAACCCGGTCTACTTCGTCGCTGCCCATGGTGCGCACGAGCGAGGTAAGGCTGGCGTAGGAGGTCATCGATTCGACCGGATCCCGGTGGGTAAAAACGATACGTGCATCGGGGTAAGTGGCCAGTAGGTGCTCCAGGCCCCACAGGTGGGCGCCGGTCTTCAGCACCCAGCGGTCTCGCTCGTGAAACGACTGGAGGTGTTGGAGCTGGCGTCGGTGAAAGTCGTAGACGTGGCTCCAGTCTGCTTCCTGGTCCACCCAGTCCTGGTAGGAAGGCACCCGGAACTGGCAGTGAAAAAGTGGCGTGCACATGGTTTCGCCCATCATGGTGACGCACTCCTGGGTAAGCAGCGCGCCCATGGGGTGCATGGACTTGAAGCCGGGGATCAAGGCGTCGATGTCGGGAAAAGTGGCGGCGCATTCCTGGATACGCTGGTCACTGTCGAAGCTGGCCTTTTCCGGCGGCGGTGAAGGGAACATCACCTCCCAGGTCATGGGCGCGCGGTTGGCCGGATCCCGGGCCAGTATATCGTGCAGGATCGTGGTGCCGGTGCGAGGCATGCCGATAATAAAAACCGGCCGAACGATTTCCTGCCTCGCGATTTCCGGAAACGTCTTCCGGTCGTTTACGTAGCGGAGCCGATTGACCGCGTGACCCAGGATACGTTCGCGGGCGATCATCGCCCCGATCTCGTTCAAGTCAGCCTCGCCCTCCAGGGAGGCGAGGAATAGCTGGAGGGGTTCTACGAAGGGGCCATCACCAAGATCGGTAAGCCCGCCTGCCCGCAGCTCGGCTTCTTCTAGCAACGCCTGCAGTTCAAGCCCCGGTTCGGTCTTACCCATTGCCTGGTTTCCGTGCTGCGGTGTTCTTCAGGCCAGGTCCCGGCTATTCGAGCAACCGTTTTGGATGGCGGCCGTTAACAAAGCCGATGAAAGGAAAAAGCAGGCTGTAGCCGAGCATGGACTGGATTTCGGGGCTGCACAGCCGCGCTCTTTCCCGCGAGATCGCCAGGCTGTAGTTCTCCTGTTGCCGCGCCCACGGCTCGCAGTACTGCGCAGTGGCGGCCATCCTCGGCTGGCCGCTGTCGTTTGAGCCGGCGCCGTGCCAGAGCGTGCCCAGTAAAAACACGACCGAGCCCGCGGGCATGACTGCGGGGGTAAGCTCGGCCGAGTCGGCATCGGGCTGCCCGTCTCCCCACTTGTGGCTTCCCGGTACGACCAGGGTCGCGCCGTTGTCGGCGGTAAAATCGTCGATGGCCCAGATCGTCGCCGCGCTTACGGGTGCCCTCGGGCGGGACAGCGGATAAAACCCGTCGTCGTGGTGAAGCGGCTGTCTTATCTCGCCCGGGTAGACGCTGATGGCCTGCAGTTGCGAGAGCAGGTAGTTGTTCATCAGCAGGGTGTCGAGCAGCGCCAGTATCAAGGGGTTATCAACCAACGGGTTGCAGGCCAGGGTTTTTTCGATGACCGAGTATATGCGGCGCGTCTTGAAGCCTTCGAACTCGTTGCGGCCGTCGTGGGTGAGCAGCGGTGACACCTCGGCCTTGAGCTCGGTCATGGTCTGCCTGGGCAGCAACTCGGGGATGATGACGTAGCCGTTCTGCTGCACTTCCGCCAGCAGCCGCTCAACGAGCTGGGCATCTACTCCGCGCCGTTGTGCCGCTGCCGCCGCGTAAGCCGACTGCCCGGCTGCGGTCTCGTTCTTCAAACTGCCGTCGTCGTTGGTATACAGGCGGTTGGCCATGAGGGGCTCCGTCGCGGATGGCCCACGAGACAACCATTAGACAATATACCTGTCATTGCCGCCAGCCCGGGTGCCAGTCGCGCCGTCCCCACCGGTTTGCAGCGGGTGTGGCGGGCTGCCAGCCTCAGCCGATGTTTGAGTTTCCTGCCGCCTGGCCACGTCGAATCGCGCTTGCCGTGGTATCGGTTTTTTTCACCTTCGCCGGTGTCACCCACTTCACTAACCCCGGGTTTTTTGTGGCCATCGTGCCCCCGTGGCTGCCGGCCCACCTCGAGCTGGTCTACATAAGCGGGGTGTTTGAAATCCTCGGCGGGTTGGGTGTGCTCCTGGCGGCAACGCGACAGAAGGCCGGCTACGGGCTGATCGCGCTGCTGGTGGCCGTGTACCCGGCCAACATACACATGGCGTTGCATCCCGAGCTGTTTCCCGACATGACGGCCACGGCCTTGTACCTGAGGCTGCCGATGCAGTTCGTGGCGGCCTGGCTGGTGTGGTGGGCCGCCTGCGATGAAAAGGCTCGCGGGTAGGCTTGGCCGACCACAGAGCAACCGTGTGAACGATTCTTACCGGTACCTGCCCAAGAACGTTGGCGAGATCGTCGTTCGCCCGTTCGCCTTCGAGTTTCCCGAGGATCTCGATCCGCTGTGGGTTCCGGCCAACCCGGTGCGCTCGCACTTTTTCAACGGCGTGTCGTTGACCATGCCCTACCTCGAGCCCTACCTGGTGCAGACGAGTCGTGAGGCCGCCGAGCTCATAGATGAGCCCCTCCTGCTCGAGGACATGAAAGCGTTCGACGGCCAGGAGTCCCGCCACTACGAGTGCCACAGGCGCTTGAACAAGCTGTTGAGAGACAATGGCTATTCCGAGTTTGCCCAGGTCGAGCAGCGGCTGAAGGCGTCTTACGCCAGGCTTTCAAAGCGCAGCCTGAGAACGCGGCTGGCCTACAGCGCCGGCTTTGAAACCATGACCAACGGGTTTACGACCTGGATTATAGGCAAGCGGCGCTCCTTGTGGCGCGGGGCCGAGCGTCACGTGACCTCGTTCTGGCTCATGCACATGCTCGAAGAGGCCGAGCACAAGACCGTGGCCTTCGATGCCTACATGGCTTACTCGGGCAAGTACCTGCCGCGGGCCTTCGGCGTGCTGCACGGGTCTTTGCACGTGCTGGGCTACGGGCTCATTGGTATGTTCACGGCGCTTAAAAAAGACGGCAGGCTGCGCCGGCCTGGCGACCTGGCCCGCTTGGTTCGTGAAATGTGCGCGCTGGCCTGGAACGTGGCACCTTTCCTGTTACACGGCTTGTCGCCCTGGCATAATCCGAGGGACTTCAAGGACACCGACTGGATGCTCGAGTGGATAGCCGCTTACAAGAAGCTGCCCGAGGGGGAGTTGATACCGCTTGTAGATACCAGCGATCCGGAGATGCCGGTTCCTTTCTGACACGATAGCATTGCACAATAACACGGCGCACCCCGGCGGCTGCGCCACTAACAGGGGGTTCGGATGGACAGGCTTCAAAGAATAGCGATAGCAAACGGCTTGCTGGTGGTAATGGCGGCGATGCTTGCCGGTTTCATGCTGATTTTTTCTCTCATCGGCGGGTGGGAACTGTGGCCAGGTAACATCGTGTCCTTCTCGGTTTACGGGACCAGTGAAGGCTGGGTAAGAGCCCACAGCGGTGGTGCCATGAACGGCATCCTGCTGGTGGTCATCGGCCTGGCCCTGCCGAAGATGGGCCTGTCCGAGAAGCGGCAGCGGCTGATGGTTTACGGCTTCATGGCCGTGGCGTGGGGTTTTACTGCCTTTTACTGGCTCGGCAACGCGGCGGGTAACAGGGGGCTGAGCTTCGGGACAAACCAGCTCGGTAACAGCGATGTCTTCGGGATACTGGGTTTTATTTTTGGAGCGCTGCCGGTGTTCCTGGTCATGTACCTGCTGGTGATAGCGGCCAAGGGCTTGTTGAAAGACAGTAACTGAAGATCGGCGGGCGCGGTCAGAACTGGAAGTAGTAAAACGGCTGCCCGCTGCCGGCGAACAACATCAGTACCCAGAGAAACCCGCCGAGGTAGACCGCGCGTGCGGGCCACGCCAGGCGCGACAGGTGTGGGCCGGGCCACGCTTTCTTGTTGCCCCAATGCCAGGCGTAGAGCAGGGCCAGGCCGGCGGCCCACGCCAGGTGCACGGCGTTGTCGCCCGGCGCCCAGGTGGTGATCCTGCTAAGCATGAGGAGCGCACTGTCGATGCTCTGTGCGCGAAAAAATACGTTGGCGAAGGCTACGAAAAACGGCATCGACAGGTAGCCGATCGCGGTGGCCAGGCGGCTTCTGTCGGGCAGCAGGTCGCCTGACTTGAGAAGGCGGTAGGCCGCCAGCAGCAAGCCGTTGTACATACCCCAGACGACAAAATTCCAGCTCGCGCCGTGCCACAGTCCGAAGGCCATCCACGTGAGGACTGTGTTGAAGACCACGCGCGCCCTCGTTCCGCGGTCGCCACCGAGTGGGCGGTACAGGTAGTCGCGAAACCAGTTGCCCATGGTCATGTGCCAGCCGCGTCGATAGTCGATCGGGTTGCCGGCCAGCAGCGGGAACAAGAAGTTTTCGGGCAGTTCGAAGCCCAGCAGCTTGGCCATGCCCCTGGCCATGGTGGTGTAGCCCGAGAAGTCGCAGTAGATCTGGGCCGAGAACGCGAAGATCGCGATCAGCAGGGCTTCGCCGCTGTACAACTCGGGCGCGCCGAAACACCTGTCGACCACCAGCGCAAAGCTGTCGGCGATAACGATTTTTTTGAACAAGCCCACCAGGCACAACTCGACCCCGTCGAGCACCTGCGTTCGGCCCGGCAGGCGATGCCTGCGCAGCTGCGGTAGAAACTCAGCGGCGCGCAGTATCGGACCGGCTATCAACTGGGGAAAGAAGGACACGAACAGGGCAAAATCCATGGGGTCTTCGCAGGCCTCTATCTTGCGACGGTAGACGTCGATCGAGTAAGAGATCGTCTGGAAGGTGTAGAACGATATGCCGAGAGGGATGGCGGTGTGCACGCGCAGCGGATCGGCCCATCCAGGGCTGAGAGTGCCCAGCGCGACGAGGTTGTCGAGGAAAAAATTGACGTACTTGAAGTAGCCGAGCACGCCCAGGTTGCCCAGCAGGCTGAGCAAGAGCCAGGCTCGCCGTCGCGTCGGGTCGTCGGTGCGCTGCAGGCGCCGGCCCACCGAGTAGTCCAGCGCCGTCGATGCCAGCAAGAGCAGCAGGAACGGCGGGTTCCACGACGAGTAGAACGCGTAGCTGGCGCCGATGAGCAGCGCGCGTCGCGTGGGCACTATCCAGTGCAGGGCGAGCACCGCGCCGAGGAAGAACAGGAATTCTGCGCTATCGAATCTCACCCTTCAGCGATTTCCTGCCGGCAGTACTCCGCGGGCCACTAAGACTTCGGCCAGCACTGCGCTGAAACGCGGGCGGGCCTCGGGCGTAAGGTGAACACGATCATAAAAATCGTCGGCGCCGAAGCCCGGCAGCATGGTCTTGTCGATGAAGGTAAAGCCCGAGCGCTCGGCGGCCGCGGCCAGGCAGCGCTTGTACTCGTCTTGCACCCGTTCGGAGTCGGACCAGCGCAGCTGCGTAGGCGATTGCACCACGGCCACGCGAGTGCCCACCGCGGCCAGTCGCCCGGCGAGCAGTTCCAGCGCGTCGACGTGAACGCTGGGGCAGGCAAACTCACTGGCCCTGGCCTGCCGTCGCCCTCTTGCCCTTGCGGCCGCTGCGCTGTGCAACAGCGTCCAGGCCTCCTTACGACCGAGGCTGCTGCTGTCGCCCAGGCGCGAGAACAGTACCTGCCTGAAGGCCTGGCGGTTACGTGTTACCGCGTGGGATGAAGACAGCGCAAAATCGGCGTGCAGCGCGTGTTCGTCCAGCAGGCCACGCCAGCCCAGCAGCTCGCTCGCCACCGAGAAATCGTAGTGACGAAGGCTCTGCCAGGGCTCGTCTTCTCGTAGCGACCACACGCTGTCGAGGACTACGACGATGTCGGGTTGCTTCTCGACTAACCGGGGCGCAAACATTGCCAGCTCAAGCTGGGTGGCAGCCGGAAACCACAGCAGCCCCAGGTAGTCGCTGTCCCAGGGGCTGGCGTCGGCCAGGACGTGCAGGTCGATGTTGCGGTTTACCGTGCTGCTGCCCACGAACAGCATGCGTGCGTGGCGGGCAGGGCGCAGGCGGATGTTGGCCTCGGCGCGGGCCACCATGGAGCCATAGCCGTCGGCCCTGCTGCGGGCGAAGCTCCAGAACCCGGGCCAGTTGCCGAGCACCACGTTGCTCAACGCGTAGGCCGCCACCAGTATGGCGACCACCGCCAGCAGGGTTCGGCCACCGGGTTTGTCGGCCCGTTTGTCGGGCGAACCGCTCTCGTTAACCCGGGAAGATTCCTCCTCCTCTGTAAACACTGCCAGTCGGTCCCCCTTCGTGTTTTCGCCGCCGACGGTGCTCTTCGCTTGACTGGATGTGAACCAACCCGCCGGTAACCTCGTTTCTAGGCCGCTTTGCACGCGCAGTCTAATTATCGCGGGTCCAAGCGGGAAAAGGCCATGGCCGCCTGCGTGCGGGCCACGCCGGTTATTACTTGGGCACCAGGAACTTGAAGCGGTCGATGTCCTTCAGGCCAAGGGCTTCCGAGCGGGCCTTGACGGTGAGTCGCCGGCTCGCGGGCATGTCGATGTCGAGCTTACGTGCACAGCCACGCGTGATCGGCTGGAACTCGGATGTTATGTCCTGCTTGCCGAAAGGCTTGCTTCCCTTGAGCACCGCCGAAAAAACATCAAACGTAGTCGCCGGCCTCCAGCGGGCTACCAGCCGACACGAAAGCTCGGGGCGGTTGCAGTCGGTGTCAACGGTGCACGGGTCTGCCCTGAGACCCTGGACGCAGAAGCCCCAGTCGGTGTCGCAGACACCGGCGG
It encodes:
- a CDS encoding sulfotransferase produces the protein MGKTEPGLELQALLEEAELRAGGLTDLGDGPFVEPLQLFLASLEGEADLNEIGAMIARERILGHAVNRLRYVNDRKTFPEIARQEIVRPVFIIGMPRTGTTILHDILARDPANRAPMTWEVMFPSPPPEKASFDSDQRIQECAATFPDIDALIPGFKSMHPMGALLTQECVTMMGETMCTPLFHCQFRVPSYQDWVDQEADWSHVYDFHRRQLQHLQSFHERDRWVLKTGAHLWGLEHLLATYPDARIVFTHRDPVESMTSYASLTSLVRTMGSDEVDRVEIAADWTARLRRAVEHGLHVRETGDYPRARFYDMHFSDFVADQFGVVRDIYESFDLPMSDESALLMRAFIDDNPKGKHGEHHYTPGEFGVDPARVRHEFRHYIERFGLQPD
- a CDS encoding phytanoyl-CoA dioxygenase family protein, which gives rise to MANRLYTNDDGSLKNETAAGQSAYAAAAAQRRGVDAQLVERLLAEVQQNGYVIIPELLPRQTMTELKAEVSPLLTHDGRNEFEGFKTRRIYSVIEKTLACNPLVDNPLILALLDTLLMNNYLLSQLQAISVYPGEIRQPLHHDDGFYPLSRPRAPVSAATIWAIDDFTADNGATLVVPGSHKWGDGQPDADSAELTPAVMPAGSVVFLLGTLWHGAGSNDSGQPRMAATAQYCEPWARQQENYSLAISRERARLCSPEIQSMLGYSLLFPFIGFVNGRHPKRLLE
- a CDS encoding metal-dependent hydrolase; this translates as MKRLAGRLGRPQSNRVNDSYRYLPKNVGEIVVRPFAFEFPEDLDPLWVPANPVRSHFFNGVSLTMPYLEPYLVQTSREAAELIDEPLLLEDMKAFDGQESRHYECHRRLNKLLRDNGYSEFAQVEQRLKASYARLSKRSLRTRLAYSAGFETMTNGFTTWIIGKRRSLWRGAERHVTSFWLMHMLEEAEHKTVAFDAYMAYSGKYLPRAFGVLHGSLHVLGYGLIGMFTALKKDGRLRRPGDLARLVREMCALAWNVAPFLLHGLSPWHNPRDFKDTDWMLEWIAAYKKLPEGELIPLVDTSDPEMPVPF
- a CDS encoding isomerase, which encodes MDRLQRIAIANGLLVVMAAMLAGFMLIFSLIGGWELWPGNIVSFSVYGTSEGWVRAHSGGAMNGILLVVIGLALPKMGLSEKRQRLMVYGFMAVAWGFTAFYWLGNAAGNRGLSFGTNQLGNSDVFGILGFIFGALPVFLVMYLLVIAAKGLLKDSN
- a CDS encoding MBOAT family protein, whose amino-acid sequence is MRFDSAEFLFFLGAVLALHWIVPTRRALLIGASYAFYSSWNPPFLLLLLASTALDYSVGRRLQRTDDPTRRRAWLLLSLLGNLGVLGYFKYVNFFLDNLVALGTLSPGWADPLRVHTAIPLGISFYTFQTISYSIDVYRRKIEACEDPMDFALFVSFFPQLIAGPILRAAEFLPQLRRHRLPGRTQVLDGVELCLVGLFKKIVIADSFALVVDRCFGAPELYSGEALLIAIFAFSAQIYCDFSGYTTMARGMAKLLGFELPENFLFPLLAGNPIDYRRGWHMTMGNWFRDYLYRPLGGDRGTRARVVFNTVLTWMAFGLWHGASWNFVVWGMYNGLLLAAYRLLKSGDLLPDRSRLATAIGYLSMPFFVAFANVFFRAQSIDSALLMLSRITTWAPGDNAVHLAWAAGLALLYAWHWGNKKAWPGPHLSRLAWPARAVYLGGFLWVLMLFAGSGQPFYYFQF